A region of Pseudoxanthomonas sp. CF385 DNA encodes the following proteins:
- a CDS encoding flagellar motor protein: MDIFSLIGLLLALVALVGGSILKGAGLSSLWSSAAFVIVILGTIAAILVHTPPPVFKRALAIVRWVIRPPGNDGEALIAEIVDWSNIARKQGLLGLEPLVNQQDDPFLRKGLQMLVDGVEPESIRHMMEIDLNGQEHQDLAAAKVFEAMGIYAPTLGIIGAVFGLIAVMKNLADPSKLGHGIAAAFTATIYGIASANLFFLPIASKLKSVIGGRSREQEMIIEGLIAIAQGENPRNIEAKLAGFLH, encoded by the coding sequence ATGGACATCTTCAGCCTCATCGGACTCCTGCTCGCGCTGGTCGCGCTGGTCGGTGGCAGCATCCTCAAAGGTGCCGGCCTGTCGTCGCTGTGGTCCTCGGCGGCGTTCGTGATCGTGATCCTGGGCACCATCGCCGCGATCCTGGTGCATACGCCGCCTCCGGTCTTCAAGCGTGCGCTGGCCATCGTCCGCTGGGTGATCCGTCCGCCGGGCAACGACGGCGAGGCGCTGATCGCCGAGATCGTCGACTGGAGCAACATCGCCCGCAAGCAGGGCCTGCTGGGGCTGGAGCCGCTGGTCAACCAGCAGGACGACCCCTTCCTCAGGAAAGGCCTGCAGATGCTGGTCGACGGCGTGGAGCCGGAATCGATCCGGCACATGATGGAGATCGACCTCAACGGCCAGGAGCACCAGGACCTGGCGGCCGCGAAGGTGTTCGAGGCGATGGGCATCTACGCGCCCACGCTGGGCATCATCGGCGCCGTGTTCGGCCTGATCGCGGTGATGAAGAACCTCGCCGACCCCAGCAAGCTGGGCCACGGCATCGCCGCCGCGTTCACCGCGACGATCTACGGCATCGCCTCGGCCAACCTGTTCTTCCTGCCCATCGCCAGCAAGCTCAAGAGCGTGATCGGCGGCCGCAGCCGCGAGCAGGAAATGATCATCGAAGGCCTCATCGCCATCGCGCAGGGCGAGAACCCGCGCAACATCGAGGCCAAGCTGGCCGGCTTCCTGCACTGA
- a CDS encoding chemotaxis protein CheA, protein MSAVTPEIAADFLIEAQEILDRLGEQLVTLEQDPTDSEQLNAVFRGFHTLKGGAGFLGIQAMVNLCHAAEETLGLVRAGRATLESHHFDAAQQSLDYLQQMLDAIGAGEEPPHAPQALIDQFDVNGGAPVATPAAAVAVAPAAGDLISDDEFEALLDQLHGDAAPTQVVAPAPVAAPRPAPAAPKPMPAAKPAAKAGGEAEQTIRVDTKRLDAIVNLVGELVLSRNRLKTLRARIRDEELDRAVSSLDIATARLQNAVMRTRMQPVGKVFSRFPKVARDVARQLQKEVDLELVGADTELDRNLVEALADPLVHLVRNAIDHGIEVPSLREGSGKLRQGHVRLSAQQEGDFVTIEIRDDGAGIDPERLRAKALEKGLIDPEAAARLTHDECLQLIFLPGFSTKAEVTDISGRGVGMDVVQSRIRELSGQITIHSDVGRGSRFVIRVPLTLAILPTLLVQAGEPVYALPLARVMEVLHAPAASLRWFDGRAVLDRQSHTLPLVDLRDWLQVEPAAAPLLTIVVLQMGDQRFGLVVDQVRGREEVVIKPLPRAVRGLPGYAGATLIGDGRMALILDVDGLRATA, encoded by the coding sequence ATGTCCGCCGTCACGCCCGAAATCGCCGCCGACTTCCTGATCGAAGCCCAGGAAATCCTCGACCGCCTGGGCGAACAGCTGGTCACGCTCGAGCAGGACCCGACCGACAGCGAACAGCTCAACGCGGTCTTCCGTGGCTTCCACACGCTCAAGGGCGGCGCCGGCTTCCTCGGCATCCAGGCGATGGTCAATCTCTGCCACGCGGCGGAGGAGACCCTCGGCCTGGTGCGTGCCGGCCGGGCGACGCTGGAATCGCACCACTTCGACGCCGCCCAGCAGTCGCTGGACTACCTGCAGCAGATGCTGGACGCGATCGGCGCCGGCGAAGAACCGCCGCACGCACCGCAGGCGCTGATCGACCAGTTCGACGTGAATGGCGGCGCACCCGTCGCGACGCCTGCCGCCGCAGTGGCCGTGGCGCCCGCCGCCGGCGATCTGATCAGTGACGACGAGTTCGAAGCCTTGCTCGACCAGTTACACGGTGACGCCGCACCGACCCAGGTCGTCGCGCCGGCGCCCGTCGCGGCGCCGCGTCCCGCGCCGGCCGCGCCCAAGCCGATGCCGGCGGCGAAGCCTGCCGCGAAGGCCGGCGGCGAGGCCGAACAGACCATCCGCGTGGACACCAAGCGGCTCGACGCCATCGTCAACCTGGTCGGCGAACTGGTGCTGTCGCGCAATCGCCTGAAGACCCTGCGCGCCCGGATCCGCGACGAAGAGCTCGATCGCGCGGTGAGCAGCCTGGACATCGCCACCGCACGCCTGCAGAACGCGGTCATGCGCACGCGCATGCAGCCGGTCGGCAAGGTGTTCTCGCGCTTCCCCAAGGTCGCGCGCGACGTCGCCCGCCAGCTGCAGAAAGAAGTCGACCTGGAGCTGGTCGGCGCCGACACCGAACTGGACCGCAACCTGGTCGAGGCCCTGGCCGATCCACTGGTGCACCTGGTCCGCAACGCCATCGACCACGGCATCGAAGTGCCGTCGCTGCGCGAAGGCAGCGGCAAGCTGCGCCAGGGCCACGTGCGCCTGTCCGCGCAGCAGGAAGGCGACTTCGTCACCATCGAGATCCGCGACGACGGCGCCGGCATCGACCCCGAGCGCCTGCGTGCCAAGGCGCTGGAGAAGGGCCTGATCGATCCGGAAGCCGCCGCGCGCCTCACCCACGACGAATGCCTGCAGCTGATCTTCCTGCCGGGCTTCTCGACCAAGGCCGAAGTCACCGACATCTCCGGCCGTGGCGTGGGCATGGACGTGGTCCAGTCCCGCATCCGCGAACTCAGCGGCCAGATCACCATCCATTCCGACGTGGGCCGCGGCAGCCGCTTCGTCATCCGCGTGCCGCTGACACTGGCCATCCTCCCCACCCTGCTCGTGCAGGCCGGCGAGCCGGTCTACGCGCTGCCATTGGCGCGGGTGATGGAAGTCCTGCATGCGCCCGCCGCCAGCCTGCGCTGGTTCGACGGCCGCGCCGTGCTGGATCGCCAGTCGCATACCTTGCCGCTGGTGGACCTGCGCGACTGGTTGCAGGTGGAACCCGCGGCGGCACCGTTGCTCACCATCGTGGTGCTGCAGATGGGCGACCAACGGTTCGGCCTGGTCGTCGACCAGGTCCGCGGCCGCGAGGAAGTCGTCATCAAACCGCTACCGCGCGCCGTGCGCGGCCTGCCCGGCTACGCGGGCGCCACCCTGATCGGCGACGGCCGCATGGCCCTGATCCTCGACGTGGACGGCCTGCGCGCGACGGCGTGA
- the motD gene encoding flagellar motor protein MotD: protein MARRHKHEEHANHEAWAIPYADLMTLLLAFFVVMYAISTINEGKYRVMADALTAAFGGAPRTINPVQVGNHQLQGADFDRPSPIKSGAKEGPSAPSPSPNVTLLAAMASQMNMSLDAKGLQSAQGELKRIADDLERALAPLIDEKLVTIKRSTLWLEVQINSDILFATGSATLDPQAQETVGKLGAVLAGVPNSVRVEGYTDDRPIRTAQFPSNWELSSSRAASVVHLFVRDGIPPERLAMIGYGEFRPIADNGTLEGRNANRRVLLIILASPGGPAPELHAQQEPVGAPSVISLPPLPAHAATPMPGAPPAPQVHEGVQ from the coding sequence ATGGCACGCCGGCACAAGCACGAGGAACACGCCAACCATGAGGCCTGGGCGATCCCCTACGCCGACCTCATGACCCTGCTGCTCGCCTTCTTCGTGGTGATGTACGCCATTTCCACGATCAACGAAGGCAAGTACCGGGTGATGGCCGATGCATTGACCGCGGCATTCGGTGGCGCGCCGCGCACGATCAACCCCGTGCAGGTCGGCAACCACCAGTTGCAGGGCGCGGACTTCGACCGTCCCTCGCCGATCAAGTCCGGCGCCAAGGAAGGACCGTCGGCCCCGTCGCCGTCGCCCAACGTCACCCTGCTGGCGGCGATGGCCTCGCAGATGAACATGTCGCTGGACGCCAAGGGCCTGCAGAGCGCCCAGGGCGAGCTCAAGCGCATCGCCGACGACCTCGAGCGCGCGCTGGCGCCGCTGATCGACGAGAAGCTGGTCACCATCAAGCGTTCCACCCTGTGGCTGGAAGTGCAGATCAACAGCGACATCCTGTTCGCCACCGGCTCGGCCACCCTGGACCCCCAGGCGCAGGAGACGGTCGGCAAGCTGGGCGCGGTGCTGGCCGGCGTGCCGAACTCCGTCCGCGTGGAGGGCTACACCGACGACCGTCCGATCCGGACCGCCCAGTTCCCCTCCAACTGGGAGCTGTCGTCCTCGCGCGCGGCCAGCGTGGTCCACCTGTTCGTCCGCGACGGCATCCCGCCGGAGCGGCTGGCGATGATCGGCTACGGCGAGTTCCGCCCGATCGCCGACAACGGCACCCTCGAAGGCCGCAACGCCAACCGCCGCGTGCTGCTGATCATCCTGGCCAGCCCGGGCGGTCCGGCACCGGAATTGCATGCGCAACAGGAACCCGTCGGCGCGCCGTCAGTGATCTCGCTGCCGCCGCTGCCGGCCCACGCCGCGACGCCCATGCCCGGAGCGCCGCCGGCGCCCCAGGTCCATGAAGGAGTCCAATGA
- a CDS encoding chemotaxis protein CheW, which translates to MTTPAVLDDYLQDLLGDVALAPAAAPAIALADTPAAVVVEPAPVAEAPVVEAPVVEALVAEPPVVAAPTLAVAPVRADADLITDDEFEALLDQLHGDGVPQAMTEATPLAETPAPVSTPALAIAPTRTPAGDVISDDEFEALLDELHGGAAPTARAPTPDPAPAPVAPARPAVPRALPPLPTHPYLQTPVDTGERRRATERKTRWLRLRCDQQHYALELLKVQEVVRPATLLPLRGAASHMLGVMNLRGQVVPVLDLGLYLGRRAIEPDATTRIVVLEEHGEILGLRVSAVEDVASLSDNQIESPDNARVGRIANPLFRGVARLNERAVILLDASQLLT; encoded by the coding sequence ATGACCACGCCCGCCGTTCTCGACGACTACCTGCAGGACCTGCTGGGCGACGTCGCCCTCGCGCCTGCCGCCGCCCCCGCGATCGCCCTGGCCGATACGCCGGCAGCGGTCGTCGTCGAGCCTGCGCCTGTCGCCGAAGCCCCGGTCGTCGAAGCCCCCGTCGTGGAAGCGCTTGTTGCGGAACCACCCGTCGTGGCCGCGCCGACCTTGGCGGTTGCGCCGGTACGCGCGGACGCCGACCTGATCACCGACGACGAGTTCGAGGCGCTGCTGGACCAGTTGCATGGCGACGGCGTACCGCAAGCCATGACCGAGGCCACGCCGCTCGCGGAAACGCCTGCCCCTGTGTCCACGCCTGCGCTCGCCATCGCACCGACGCGCACGCCTGCGGGCGACGTCATCTCCGACGACGAATTCGAAGCACTGCTCGACGAACTGCATGGCGGCGCCGCACCGACCGCGCGTGCGCCGACGCCGGACCCGGCGCCCGCGCCGGTCGCGCCGGCTCGCCCCGCCGTACCGCGCGCCCTGCCGCCCCTGCCCACCCATCCCTACCTGCAGACGCCCGTCGACACCGGCGAGCGTCGCCGCGCCACCGAGCGCAAGACGCGCTGGTTGCGCCTGCGCTGCGACCAGCAGCACTACGCCCTGGAGCTGCTGAAGGTGCAGGAAGTCGTGCGGCCGGCCACGCTGCTGCCGCTGCGTGGCGCGGCTTCGCACATGCTCGGCGTGATGAACCTGCGCGGCCAGGTGGTGCCGGTCCTCGACCTCGGCCTGTACCTGGGGCGCCGCGCGATCGAACCCGACGCGACCACCCGCATCGTGGTGCTGGAAGAACATGGCGAGATCCTCGGCCTGCGCGTCAGCGCGGTGGAGGACGTGGCCAGCCTGAGCGACAACCAGATCGAATCCCCGGACAACGCCCGCGTGGGCCGCATCGCCAATCCGCTGTTCCGCGGTGTGGCGCGCCTCAACGAACGCGCGGTGATCCTGCTGGACGCCTCGCAGCTGCTGACCTGA
- a CDS encoding ParA family protein, with translation MRVWAIANQKGGVGKTTTTLALGRGLAMRGFRVLLVDLDPHASLTRAFGVPAEPQPAGVLDLFDENPAELPRLARATEIENLAFVAAQTPLATLERRSATQPGLGLALSNALARAGAAYDYVLFDCPPTLGLLMVNALAAADHVIIPTQTEPLALHGLKGMCRTSEMIERSRRRALPVSILPTLHDKRTRTGADTLKAMQDAHGDAVWNDAIPNDTRICSVEALTHSAPAAQYPGRGLSAYRRALDWLLLTEARATEQAA, from the coding sequence ATGCGCGTGTGGGCGATCGCCAACCAGAAAGGCGGTGTTGGCAAGACCACCACCACCCTCGCCCTCGGGCGCGGGCTGGCCATGCGCGGTTTCCGCGTGCTGCTGGTGGACCTGGACCCGCATGCGTCGCTGACGCGCGCCTTCGGCGTGCCGGCCGAACCGCAGCCGGCGGGCGTGCTGGATCTGTTCGACGAGAACCCGGCGGAACTTCCGCGCCTGGCGCGGGCCACCGAGATCGAGAACCTGGCCTTCGTCGCCGCGCAGACGCCGCTGGCCACGCTGGAGCGCCGCAGCGCCACCCAGCCCGGCCTCGGCCTGGCGCTGTCGAACGCGCTCGCGCGCGCCGGCGCGGCCTACGACTACGTGCTGTTCGACTGCCCGCCCACGCTCGGCCTGCTGATGGTCAATGCGCTGGCCGCCGCCGACCACGTGATCATTCCCACCCAGACCGAACCGCTGGCCCTGCACGGCCTGAAGGGCATGTGCCGCACCAGCGAGATGATCGAGCGCTCGCGCCGCCGCGCGCTGCCCGTGTCGATCCTGCCCACCCTGCACGACAAGCGCACGCGCACCGGCGCCGATACGCTGAAGGCGATGCAGGACGCGCACGGCGACGCTGTGTGGAACGACGCTATCCCCAACGACACCCGCATCTGCAGTGTCGAAGCGCTGACGCATTCCGCGCCCGCCGCGCAGTACCCCGGTCGCGGCCTGTCGGCCTACCGTCGTGCGCTGGACTGGTTGTTGCTGACCGAGGCCCGCGCCACGGAGCAGGCCGCATGA
- a CDS encoding response regulator has protein sequence MSARILVVDDSASMRQMVAFALSSAGFSVDEAEDGQVALGRAQGQRFNAVVTDVNMPNMDGISLIRALRGLPDYKFIPMLMLTTESAADKKAEGKAAGATGWLVKPFNPEQLVATVQKVLG, from the coding sequence ATGAGCGCACGCATTCTGGTAGTGGACGATTCGGCCTCGATGCGACAGATGGTCGCTTTCGCCCTCAGCTCGGCGGGCTTCTCCGTGGACGAAGCGGAAGATGGCCAGGTCGCGCTCGGCCGCGCGCAGGGGCAGCGCTTCAATGCCGTCGTCACCGACGTCAACATGCCGAACATGGACGGCATCTCGCTGATCCGCGCGCTGCGCGGACTGCCGGACTACAAGTTCATTCCGATGCTGATGCTGACCACCGAGTCGGCCGCCGACAAGAAGGCCGAGGGCAAGGCCGCCGGCGCCACCGGCTGGCTGGTGAAGCCGTTCAATCCCGAACAGCTGGTCGCCACCGTCCAGAAAGTCCTGGGCTGA
- a CDS encoding chemotaxis protein CheA: MNMDMQRFHATFFEESREGLEAMEAGLLSLEQGSRDGDLINSIFRAAHSIKGGSATFGFDAIAGLTHVLETLLDELRAGQRAVSPPAVDAMLASVDVLRALLAEAEHGTPADPAAVQAIKDRLNAVLTGQDAPVAVAAAPKADETPEGWKIGFTPAPSLFMSGNDPLRIIRELEHLGPLEVACRLERLPGFDQLDPLEAYLAWDLGLIGKVPRSAVDDVFAWVVDDCELDIQPMQRDAIPVAAVEAATAAPLAVVGATASALPAAAPAQAAANDTAETSIRVSVDKIDGLINLVGELVITQAMLKQVSGVLDPAQCERLFAGLDLLERNTRDLQEAVIGVRMLPVDAVFRRFPRLVRDLSARLGKQVRLRTVGEGTELDKGLIERIADPLVHLVRNSIDHGLEMPDVRAQAGKDETGTITLAASHQGGHIVIEVSDDGRGLNRERILAKAAERGLAVPENPTDAHVWDLIFQPGFSTADAVTDLSGRGVGMDVVRRNIQALGGEVQLESAAGQGTRVVIRLPLTLAILDGMAVSVGDETLILPLTYVLEALQPVAEDVRTVAGDGRVLRVRGEYLPMVALNDYYRYGDARADEPLVVVVEADGQKLALEVDELIGQQQVVVKNLENNYRRIDGISGATILGDGRVALIVDVGGLVRSRRMQQAA; encoded by the coding sequence ATGAACATGGACATGCAGCGCTTCCACGCCACGTTCTTCGAGGAAAGCCGCGAAGGGCTCGAGGCCATGGAAGCGGGCCTGCTGTCGCTGGAACAGGGCAGCCGCGACGGCGACCTGATCAACTCCATCTTCCGCGCCGCCCACTCGATCAAGGGCGGCTCCGCCACGTTCGGTTTCGACGCCATCGCCGGCCTGACCCACGTGCTGGAGACGCTGCTGGACGAACTGCGCGCCGGCCAGCGCGCCGTCAGCCCGCCGGCCGTGGACGCGATGCTCGCCTCGGTCGATGTGCTGCGCGCGTTGCTTGCCGAAGCCGAGCACGGCACGCCGGCCGATCCCGCCGCCGTGCAGGCGATCAAGGACCGCCTCAACGCCGTGCTGACCGGACAGGATGCACCCGTCGCGGTCGCCGCCGCACCGAAGGCCGACGAAACGCCCGAGGGCTGGAAGATCGGCTTCACGCCGGCGCCTTCGTTGTTCATGAGCGGCAACGATCCGCTGCGCATCATCCGCGAACTGGAACACCTCGGTCCGCTGGAAGTCGCCTGCCGGCTGGAGCGCCTGCCCGGCTTCGACCAGCTCGATCCGCTCGAAGCCTACCTCGCGTGGGACCTCGGCCTGATCGGCAAGGTGCCGCGCAGCGCGGTGGACGATGTCTTCGCCTGGGTCGTCGACGACTGCGAACTCGATATCCAGCCGATGCAGCGCGATGCCATCCCGGTCGCCGCCGTCGAAGCCGCGACGGCCGCACCCCTGGCCGTCGTCGGCGCGACCGCATCCGCCCTGCCCGCCGCTGCACCAGCGCAGGCCGCCGCCAACGACACCGCCGAAACCTCGATCCGCGTCAGCGTCGACAAGATCGACGGCCTGATCAACCTGGTCGGCGAACTGGTCATCACCCAGGCCATGCTCAAGCAGGTGTCGGGCGTGCTCGATCCCGCGCAGTGCGAACGCCTGTTCGCCGGCCTGGACCTGCTGGAGCGCAACACGCGCGACCTGCAGGAAGCCGTCATCGGCGTGCGCATGCTGCCTGTCGATGCGGTGTTCCGCCGGTTCCCGCGCCTGGTCCGCGACCTCTCTGCCCGCCTCGGCAAGCAGGTGCGCCTGCGCACCGTCGGCGAGGGCACCGAACTCGACAAGGGCCTGATCGAGCGCATCGCCGATCCGCTGGTCCACCTGGTCCGCAACTCGATCGATCACGGCCTGGAAATGCCCGACGTGCGCGCGCAGGCGGGCAAGGACGAGACCGGCACGATCACCCTGGCGGCGTCGCACCAGGGCGGCCACATCGTCATCGAAGTCAGCGACGACGGCCGTGGACTCAATCGCGAACGCATTCTCGCCAAGGCGGCCGAACGCGGCCTCGCCGTGCCCGAGAATCCGACCGATGCCCATGTCTGGGACCTGATCTTCCAGCCCGGCTTCTCCACTGCCGACGCGGTCACCGACCTGTCGGGCCGCGGCGTGGGCATGGACGTGGTCCGCCGCAACATCCAGGCGCTGGGCGGCGAAGTGCAGCTCGAAAGCGCTGCCGGCCAGGGCACCCGCGTGGTGATACGCCTGCCGCTGACGCTGGCCATCCTCGACGGCATGGCGGTGTCGGTGGGCGACGAAACCCTGATCCTGCCCCTGACCTACGTGCTCGAGGCCCTGCAGCCGGTGGCCGAGGACGTGCGTACCGTCGCCGGCGACGGCCGCGTGCTGCGCGTGCGCGGCGAATACCTGCCGATGGTCGCGCTGAACGACTACTACCGGTACGGCGACGCACGCGCCGACGAGCCGCTCGTCGTCGTGGTCGAGGCCGATGGCCAGAAACTTGCACTGGAAGTCGATGAACTCATCGGCCAGCAGCAGGTGGTGGTCAAGAACCTCGAGAACAACTATCGCCGCATCGACGGCATCTCCGGCGCCACGATCCTCGGCGACGGTCGCGTCGCCCTGATCGTCGACGTAGGCGGCCTGGTCCGCTCGCGCCGGATGCAGCAGGCCGCCTGA
- a CDS encoding porin — MKYALSLLALALAAAHTPAHAAEGTTKATAWPPKIAFADGTELSLGGNLQYDANAFSGDGYNGAALEDDDAWRRQELGVTLRRKGVYDLGVTYDFQAKSWNDVALRVETKALFGHDLGKLRIGQMKVPLGFEGNTATRAVSFLEASLPTQAFYENRRSGIDWAFERERYLVNAGYFFESDLLGNNKGDTSAVRVAWTPRKAAGDVLHLGIAASREQPDSEVNGLGVTVHPSVRWRAKPEAALTAVRLVDSGTLTRVDHIDRTGLEVLWIRGPWSVQGEYLHQSTSRDLGLPSYSADGAYVFGSWFVTGESRGYSGGNVANPKPKAAHGAVELLARYSRIDLDSEGIAGGRQSDWTLGANWYLTQYFKFQANYVKADATRGAFSADPSVFELRAQLHF; from the coding sequence ATGAAGTACGCACTCTCCCTGCTCGCCCTGGCCCTCGCGGCCGCCCACACGCCCGCGCATGCTGCGGAAGGCACGACGAAGGCCACCGCCTGGCCGCCGAAGATCGCTTTCGCCGACGGCACCGAACTCAGCCTCGGCGGCAACCTCCAGTACGACGCCAACGCGTTCTCGGGCGATGGCTACAACGGGGCCGCGCTGGAAGACGACGATGCCTGGCGCCGCCAGGAACTCGGCGTCACCCTGCGCCGCAAGGGCGTGTACGACCTCGGCGTGACCTACGATTTCCAGGCCAAGAGCTGGAACGACGTGGCGCTGCGCGTGGAAACCAAAGCCCTGTTCGGCCACGACCTGGGCAAGCTGCGGATCGGCCAAATGAAGGTCCCGCTGGGCTTCGAAGGCAACACCGCCACGCGCGCGGTGAGCTTCCTGGAAGCCTCGCTGCCCACGCAGGCGTTCTACGAGAACCGCCGCAGCGGCATCGACTGGGCCTTCGAGCGCGAGCGCTACCTGGTCAACGCCGGCTACTTCTTCGAGTCCGACCTGCTGGGCAACAACAAGGGCGATACCAGCGCCGTGCGCGTGGCGTGGACGCCGCGCAAGGCCGCAGGCGACGTACTGCACCTGGGTATCGCCGCGTCCCGCGAACAGCCGGACAGCGAGGTCAACGGGCTCGGCGTGACGGTGCATCCGAGCGTGCGCTGGCGCGCCAAGCCGGAAGCCGCCCTGACGGCGGTGCGGCTGGTGGATTCCGGCACGCTGACCCGCGTGGACCACATCGACCGCACCGGCCTGGAAGTCCTGTGGATCCGCGGTCCGTGGTCCGTGCAGGGCGAGTACCTGCACCAGTCCACGTCGCGCGACCTCGGCCTGCCGTCGTACTCGGCGGATGGCGCGTACGTGTTCGGCAGCTGGTTCGTCACCGGCGAATCGCGCGGCTACAGCGGCGGCAACGTCGCCAATCCGAAACCCAAGGCCGCCCACGGCGCCGTGGAACTGCTGGCGCGCTACAGCCGCATCGACCTGGACAGCGAGGGTATCGCGGGTGGACGCCAGTCCGACTGGACGCTGGGCGCGAACTGGTACCTGACGCAGTACTTCAAGTTCCAGGCGAACTACGTGAAGGCGGATGCTACCCGCGGGGCCTTCTCCGCCGACCCGTCCGTGTTCGAACTGCGCGCGCAGCTGCACTTCTGA
- a CDS encoding STAS domain-containing protein yields MSAVPLGDDLGIEAATDLKQHLALHVADAAPLVLDAGTVQRIHTASLQVLCSFVRQRQQAGLATDFGAVSQSFRDAARLLGVGRELGLPATDNNINTQQVENAA; encoded by the coding sequence ATGAGCGCAGTGCCCCTGGGTGACGACCTCGGCATCGAGGCCGCCACCGACCTCAAGCAGCATCTCGCCCTGCACGTCGCCGATGCGGCGCCGCTGGTGCTGGATGCCGGCACCGTGCAGCGCATCCACACGGCCAGCCTGCAGGTGCTCTGCAGCTTCGTGCGGCAGCGACAGCAGGCGGGCCTGGCCACCGACTTCGGCGCCGTCAGCCAGAGCTTCCGCGACGCCGCACGCCTGCTGGGCGTGGGACGCGAGCTGGGCCTGCCGGCCACCGACAACAACATCAATACGCAACAAGTGGAGAACGCCGCATGA